Proteins encoded within one genomic window of Prauserella marina:
- a CDS encoding cold shock domain-containing protein: protein MGFGVVAGKVVRFDEFRGYGFVAPDTGGEDVFIHVNDLDFDKRLLGMGARVEFDIEDGDRGLKASRVQILEQAVAEPQARQFAHRAESSSDEDGLCDVLSAREYLSELTETLLTAEPTLTAQQIVRIRQNLTEVARGHGWVES, encoded by the coding sequence ATGGGATTCGGTGTGGTTGCGGGAAAAGTCGTTCGGTTCGATGAGTTTCGCGGATATGGGTTTGTCGCCCCCGACACGGGTGGTGAGGACGTTTTCATCCACGTCAACGATCTCGACTTCGACAAGCGGTTGCTCGGCATGGGGGCGAGGGTCGAGTTCGACATCGAGGACGGTGACAGGGGGCTGAAGGCCTCCAGGGTCCAGATATTGGAGCAGGCGGTGGCCGAGCCGCAAGCGCGTCAGTTCGCGCATCGTGCCGAGTCCTCTTCCGATGAGGACGGGCTCTGCGATGTCCTTTCGGCAAGGGAATACCTGAGCGAACTGACCGAGACGCTGCTGACCGCGGAGCCAACGCTGACGGCGCAGCAGATCGTGCGAATCCGGCAGAATCTCACCGAGGTCGCGCGCGGCCACGGCTGGGTTGAGTCCTAG
- a CDS encoding helix-turn-helix domain-containing protein yields MSTHPTPQGRPRPRHRMVDRMATILDLAARSTHGVTLTEFARALDAPLSSVQGLVNGLVATGYLEERDRKYSLGPAPFLLTRLTGRPAVTSVTHEDLVALHSETGLTAVLAIVVGSDLYYVDYASSDARYAYLADSFVRRSLIRTSTGWILLAGMEKRDLWAQINALPPSESELVHRFLGELTRIQREGIVAAPRASTEADGVSVAVVEDGTTVAAVGIMGGYDEIAERERELIAALTARRAEWEARAAPENTR; encoded by the coding sequence GTGTCGACGCACCCCACGCCGCAGGGGCGGCCGAGACCTCGCCATCGCATGGTCGACCGGATGGCGACCATCCTCGATCTCGCGGCCCGCTCGACCCACGGGGTCACGCTCACCGAGTTCGCTCGCGCGCTCGACGCGCCGCTGAGCTCGGTACAGGGCCTCGTCAACGGCCTCGTGGCGACGGGCTACCTCGAAGAGCGCGACCGGAAATACTCACTGGGCCCCGCGCCCTTCCTGCTCACGCGACTGACCGGCCGCCCTGCCGTCACCAGCGTCACGCACGAGGATCTCGTCGCGCTGCACTCGGAAACCGGGCTGACCGCGGTGCTGGCGATCGTCGTCGGCAGCGACCTCTACTACGTGGACTACGCCTCGTCCGACGCCCGCTACGCCTACCTGGCCGACAGCTTCGTCCGCCGCTCGCTCATCCGCACGTCGACGGGCTGGATCCTGTTGGCGGGTATGGAAAAGCGCGATCTCTGGGCACAGATCAACGCACTGCCGCCCTCGGAGTCGGAGCTCGTTCACCGTTTTCTCGGCGAGCTCACGCGTATTCAGCGCGAAGGCATCGTCGCCGCGCCACGAGCTTCCACTGAAGCCGACGGCGTGTCCGTCGCCGTGGTCGAGGACGGCACCACGGTGGCCGCCGTCGGCATCATGGGCGGCTACGACGAGATCGCCGAGCGCGAAAGAGAACTGATCGCAGCACTGACCGCGCGTCGCGCCGAATGGGAAGCCCGCGCAGCGCCGGAAAACACTCGCTAG
- a CDS encoding CaiB/BaiF CoA transferase family protein, whose protein sequence is MRAPDSGAGDVRMPLAGVLVADFSRVLAGPLASMTLADLGATVIKVERPGTGDDTRSWGPPWTANSSAYFECANRSKRSVVLDLDDENDLVMARTLASRADVMVENFPAGSLARRGLDYESVRALNERLVYCSVTGFGSGQGAALPGYDFLVQAMGGLMSITGTPGGEPVKAGVALVDVLTAKDATVGVLAALRAREVSGRGQRVEVNLLSSLLGSLANQTSGYLATGKPPGRMGNEHPSIAPYETLRCKDDVLALACGNDRQFGKLAEALGVPELAGDDRFATNEARVRNRPALRAALEEKLRGDTVEAWSARLTSVGVPAGKVGDIGDGMRLAESLGLAPTVAVGDGAPPQVRHPVSFSETPVTHYTAPPRLGQHDDDIRRWLAERTTP, encoded by the coding sequence ATGCGAGCACCGGATTCCGGCGCCGGTGACGTGCGGATGCCGTTGGCTGGAGTGCTCGTCGCCGACTTCAGCCGCGTGCTCGCGGGCCCGCTCGCCTCGATGACGCTGGCCGACCTCGGCGCGACCGTCATCAAGGTCGAGCGGCCCGGTACGGGAGACGACACCCGGAGCTGGGGGCCGCCGTGGACGGCCAATTCCAGCGCGTACTTCGAGTGCGCGAACAGGTCGAAGCGATCGGTCGTACTGGACCTCGACGACGAGAACGACCTCGTCATGGCCCGCACGCTGGCCTCGCGCGCCGACGTCATGGTGGAGAACTTCCCGGCGGGCTCGCTGGCGAGGAGGGGCCTCGACTACGAATCGGTTCGCGCGCTCAACGAGCGGCTCGTCTACTGCTCGGTGACCGGTTTCGGCAGCGGACAGGGGGCGGCGCTTCCCGGCTACGACTTTCTGGTGCAGGCCATGGGCGGGCTCATGAGCATCACCGGCACCCCCGGCGGCGAGCCGGTCAAAGCCGGGGTCGCGCTCGTCGACGTGCTGACGGCGAAGGACGCCACGGTGGGCGTACTCGCCGCGCTGCGGGCGAGGGAGGTGTCGGGACGAGGGCAGCGCGTCGAGGTCAACCTGCTGTCCAGCCTGCTGGGCTCGCTCGCCAACCAGACCTCGGGCTACCTCGCCACGGGAAAACCGCCGGGACGCATGGGGAACGAGCATCCTTCCATCGCTCCGTACGAAACGTTGCGGTGCAAGGATGACGTGCTCGCGCTGGCCTGCGGCAACGACCGGCAGTTCGGCAAACTCGCCGAGGCGCTCGGTGTTCCGGAACTCGCCGGCGACGACCGGTTCGCCACGAACGAGGCCAGGGTGCGCAACCGGCCCGCGCTCAGGGCGGCGCTTGAGGAGAAGCTGCGGGGGGACACCGTCGAGGCGTGGAGTGCCCGGCTCACCTCGGTGGGCGTTCCGGCGGGCAAGGTCGGCGACATCGGCGACGGGATGCGGCTCGCGGAGTCGCTCGGTCTTGCGCCGACCGTCGCGGTCGGCGATGGCGCCCCGCCACAGGTGCGCCACCCCGTCAGCTTCTCGGAGACACCGGTCACCCACTACACGGCGCCACCGAGACTGGGACAACACGACGACGACATCCGGCGCTGGCTCGCGGAGAGGACAACACCATGA
- a CDS encoding acyl-CoA dehydrogenase family protein produces MTKQTRSPRIDPLDPAGIGDLLTPQEKQVAESVRRLCEDKIDPFVADWFERGELPDIRGLAQELGSLGVLGMHLEGYGCAGMSATEYGLACMELEASDSGVRSLVSVQGSLAMFAIWRWGSEEQKQQWLPAMAAGKAIGCFGLTEPDIGSDPGNMRTTARRDGTDWIVDGRKMWITNGSVADVAVVWARTDEGVRGFVVPAGTPGFSAPEITHKLSLRASVTSELVLDGVRLPAEAVLPEVTGLKGPLSCLNEARYGIVWGSLGAARACLNAALSYAGERTQFGKPIAGFQLTQRKLVDMTLEYTKGLLLAVHLGRRKDEGTLLPEQVSLGKLNNVREALDICREARTILGANGISLEYPVIRHMANLESVLTYEGTVEMHTLVLGQAITGHAAFR; encoded by the coding sequence ATGACGAAGCAGACCAGGTCACCGCGGATCGACCCGCTCGACCCCGCCGGCATCGGCGATCTGCTCACTCCCCAGGAGAAACAGGTCGCTGAGTCGGTGCGCAGGTTGTGCGAGGACAAGATCGATCCGTTCGTCGCGGACTGGTTCGAAAGGGGAGAACTGCCCGACATCCGCGGCCTCGCCCAGGAACTGGGCTCGCTCGGCGTGCTCGGCATGCACCTCGAAGGGTATGGCTGCGCGGGAATGTCGGCCACCGAATACGGTCTCGCGTGCATGGAACTCGAAGCATCCGACTCCGGCGTGCGGTCACTCGTTTCGGTGCAGGGATCGCTCGCGATGTTCGCGATCTGGCGATGGGGCTCCGAGGAACAGAAGCAACAGTGGCTGCCGGCCATGGCGGCAGGCAAGGCCATCGGCTGCTTCGGCCTCACGGAGCCCGACATCGGCTCGGATCCTGGCAACATGCGCACCACCGCGCGCAGGGACGGCACGGACTGGATCGTCGACGGCCGCAAGATGTGGATCACCAACGGCAGTGTCGCCGACGTGGCCGTCGTGTGGGCGCGCACCGACGAAGGCGTGAGGGGGTTCGTCGTTCCCGCCGGCACGCCGGGTTTCTCGGCGCCCGAGATCACGCACAAGCTGTCTTTGCGGGCTTCGGTGACTAGCGAACTGGTACTCGACGGGGTGCGGCTTCCCGCGGAGGCGGTGCTTCCGGAGGTCACCGGGCTCAAGGGACCGTTGAGCTGTCTCAACGAGGCGAGGTACGGCATCGTGTGGGGATCGCTCGGCGCGGCGAGGGCGTGCCTGAACGCCGCGCTGTCCTACGCGGGAGAACGCACCCAGTTCGGAAAGCCGATCGCCGGTTTCCAGCTGACCCAGCGCAAACTCGTGGACATGACCCTGGAATACACCAAGGGCCTGCTGCTCGCCGTGCACCTCGGAAGAAGGAAGGACGAGGGAACACTGCTGCCGGAACAGGTCAGTCTCGGCAAGCTGAACAACGTCCGCGAAGCGCTCGACATCTGCCGTGAGGCGCGCACCATCCTCGGCGCCAACGGGATCTCGCTCGAATATCCGGTGATCCGGCACATGGCGAACCTGGAGTCCGTGCTGACCTACGAGGGCACCGTCGAGATGCACACCCTGGTTCTCGGGCAGGCGATCACGGGGCACGCCGCGTTCCGGTGA
- a CDS encoding cytochrome P450, translated as MTQAPNLPLSMRRDGLDPVGDLGRARDDEGVLAITTPTGQSVYLVCRHQDVREVLSDTERFSSAASVIPGAEMSDKQEAARMSAGQLISFDPPEHTRLRRMLAPEFTMRRIRELEPRITEIVEAALDDLEAAGPPADLVAHFALPVPSLVICELLGVPFADRAEFQDRAMRLLDTSLSLETRIVVQREGRAYMADLVAGAQADPGDNLLGMLVRDHGDDLDTDELIGIAELLLLAGHETTSNMLGLGTLALLRHPGEFAALRDDPDLIDSAVEELLRWLSVVHWMPPRKTVVDVELAGHTIPAGSLVLPSLVAANRDHTVADDPDRLKLARPATRHVALGHGVHHCLGAPLARMEMRIAFLALLRRFPALALAEPYESLDFRAFSVVYGVHALPVTW; from the coding sequence ATGACGCAAGCACCGAACCTTCCACTGTCGATGCGTCGTGACGGCCTCGACCCCGTCGGCGATTTGGGCAGGGCACGCGACGACGAGGGGGTGCTCGCGATCACGACCCCGACCGGCCAGTCCGTGTATCTGGTCTGCCGTCACCAGGACGTCCGTGAGGTGCTGTCCGACACCGAGCGGTTCAGCAGCGCGGCAAGCGTGATTCCCGGTGCCGAGATGAGCGACAAGCAGGAAGCGGCCAGGATGAGTGCCGGGCAACTGATCAGCTTCGACCCGCCGGAGCACACGCGCCTGCGGCGGATGCTGGCCCCGGAATTCACGATGCGCCGGATACGCGAGCTGGAGCCGAGGATCACCGAGATCGTCGAGGCGGCGCTCGACGATCTCGAAGCCGCGGGCCCACCGGCGGACCTGGTGGCGCACTTCGCGTTGCCGGTGCCGTCGCTGGTGATCTGCGAGCTGCTCGGCGTGCCCTTCGCCGACCGCGCCGAGTTCCAGGACCGCGCCATGCGGCTGCTGGACACCTCGCTGTCGCTGGAGACCAGAATTGTCGTACAGCGGGAGGGCCGGGCCTACATGGCCGACCTTGTCGCGGGCGCGCAAGCCGACCCCGGCGACAACCTGCTCGGGATGCTCGTCCGCGATCACGGCGACGACCTCGATACCGATGAACTGATCGGTATCGCCGAACTGCTGCTGCTCGCGGGCCACGAGACAACCTCGAACATGCTCGGTCTCGGAACTCTGGCCTTGCTGCGCCACCCCGGCGAGTTCGCGGCGCTGCGTGACGATCCGGACCTGATCGACTCCGCCGTCGAGGAGTTGCTGCGCTGGCTGTCGGTGGTGCACTGGATGCCCCCGCGCAAGACCGTCGTCGACGTCGAACTGGCCGGTCACACCATTCCGGCTGGTTCGCTGGTGCTGCCCTCGCTGGTGGCGGCCAACCGCGACCACACCGTCGCCGACGACCCCGACCGTCTGAAGCTCGCCAGGCCGGCGACCCGGCACGTTGCCTTGGGTCATGGCGTGCACCACTGCCTCGGTGCGCCGCTGGCGAGGATGGAAATGCGTATCGCGTTTCTGGCGCTGCTGCGCCGGTTTCCCGCACTTGCCTTGGCCGAGCCCTACGAGTCACTGGATTTCCGGGCGTTCAGCGTCGTCTACGGTGTGCACGCGTTGCCCGTCACGTGGTGA
- a CDS encoding peptidase inhibitor family I36 protein — translation MARFFSHSRSRALRAATLTALAFLGGAGSTHASTPSARTPPPEFACAQGEFCGWSGEFYGGRLARLDLRNTNPEECVTLPKELEAHSFANRIDRHVTVYQDSACATEGDFTTYPGPGTFVPQAPFVVRAVQIWD, via the coding sequence ATGGCACGATTCTTTTCACATTCCCGTTCGCGTGCTCTGCGCGCCGCGACCCTGACGGCACTCGCCTTTCTCGGCGGCGCGGGGTCCACACACGCGAGCACTCCTTCCGCCAGAACCCCTCCCCCTGAGTTCGCGTGCGCCCAGGGGGAGTTCTGCGGCTGGTCGGGCGAGTTCTACGGAGGCAGGCTGGCCAGGCTCGATCTCCGCAACACCAATCCCGAGGAATGCGTGACACTACCCAAAGAACTCGAAGCACATTCATTCGCGAATCGAATAGACCGACATGTCACGGTCTATCAAGATTCGGCGTGCGCCACCGAAGGTGACTTCACGACATATCCGGGCCCAGGCACGTTCGTTCCGCAGGCGCCTTTCGTCGTGAGGGCGGTACAGATCTGGGATTGA
- a CDS encoding LacI family DNA-binding transcriptional regulator gives MSGRRRKQPTLDDVAQAVGVSSATVSNAYNRPDQLSAALREEVMRAAKRLGYPGPHPVARSLATRRAGAIAFMLDTGLSAAFSDPALSITLDALAAEVDSEGHALLLLPGGSDGGPKAERVLAAQADLAVAYSLADDAPALRAVRERGLPLVIIDQPVVAGAARVGIDDRGGAAAAARHLLDLGHRGFGILAAQCLSQPRGGPMRVEQAMRTRFGDNRDRLAGYVETLAAAGVRAQDVPVWETSGLSRDQAVEAAARLLGADPAPTALLCMSDELAIGAMTAARQRGLDVPRDLSVVGFDDAPPARWSEPALTTVRQDLVAKGRTAGELSLRLLAGRKPPPPVTLPVELVVRESSGTAPR, from the coding sequence GTGAGTGGCAGGCGACGCAAGCAACCGACCCTCGACGACGTCGCGCAGGCGGTCGGAGTGTCGAGTGCCACGGTGTCCAACGCGTACAACAGGCCGGATCAGCTTTCGGCGGCACTGCGCGAGGAGGTCATGCGCGCGGCGAAGCGACTCGGCTACCCCGGCCCTCACCCCGTGGCCCGAAGCCTTGCCACCAGACGCGCGGGTGCCATCGCGTTCATGCTGGACACAGGTTTGTCGGCGGCCTTCTCCGATCCCGCGCTGTCCATCACGCTCGACGCGCTCGCGGCCGAGGTCGACAGCGAAGGCCACGCGCTCTTGCTGCTGCCGGGCGGCTCGGACGGCGGCCCGAAGGCGGAACGAGTTCTTGCCGCACAGGCCGACCTTGCCGTGGCGTATTCACTCGCCGACGACGCACCCGCTTTACGCGCCGTGCGCGAAAGGGGACTCCCGCTCGTGATCATCGACCAGCCGGTGGTCGCGGGCGCCGCGCGGGTGGGCATCGACGACAGGGGTGGAGCCGCCGCGGCCGCGCGGCACCTGCTCGATCTCGGGCACCGGGGCTTCGGCATCCTCGCCGCGCAATGTCTTTCCCAGCCACGCGGCGGGCCGATGCGCGTCGAGCAGGCGATGCGCACCCGGTTTGGCGACAACCGCGACCGGCTCGCCGGTTACGTCGAAACCCTTGCCGCCGCCGGAGTGCGGGCCCAAGACGTTCCGGTGTGGGAAACCTCGGGCTTGTCCCGCGACCAGGCGGTGGAAGCAGCGGCACGGTTGCTCGGCGCCGACCCGGCGCCGACGGCGTTGCTGTGCATGTCGGACGAACTCGCGATCGGCGCCATGACCGCGGCGAGACAGCGAGGACTCGACGTTCCCCGCGACCTCTCGGTGGTCGGATTCGACGACGCACCGCCCGCCCGGTGGAGCGAACCCGCGCTCACCACCGTCCGCCAGGACCTGGTGGCGAAAGGGCGGACGGCGGGAGAGCTGAGTCTGCGCTTGCTCGCGGGGCGAAAACCGCCCCCTCCCGTGACCCTTCCGGTGGAGCTCGTGGTCCGCGAGTCGTCAGGAACCGCCCCCAGATAA
- a CDS encoding MFS transporter: MSQRLSVIVVFALNGATLGSWAPRTPALSEQIGAGPGALGLALLGASIGMLSAATVSGRLVERFGPRAVVIVSGVAICAVLPAIGGAQSVPWLAVALVGLGASSGALDVSMNIAGVAVERARNKPTMPLFHAWFSFGALAGSGGAALAATLGASPLRHLTVAAAAGLVMLAAVALRVPGLSPRAARVAGPRKASGPALVKRPALWLLALVALCSAIAEGTSSDWSALLLTSEQGAGEGAAALAYAGFALAMAFARLGGSWLQTRFGPARVLATGAALAAVGLTVAAIVAVPAVSYAGFALAGGGLAACFPVALGLAGEAGKRADNSGGEREVAFVTAIAYTGFLAGPPVIGGIAHLTSLSVSFVVAGVVAAVIAPAAVGATRLAAKERAARERLGALR; this comes from the coding sequence GTGTCGCAGCGGCTCTCGGTGATCGTCGTCTTCGCGCTCAACGGTGCAACGCTCGGCTCGTGGGCGCCGCGCACGCCGGCGCTCAGCGAACAGATCGGGGCGGGGCCGGGCGCGCTTGGCCTCGCCCTGCTCGGCGCCAGCATCGGGATGCTCTCGGCCGCGACCGTCTCAGGGCGGCTCGTCGAACGGTTCGGGCCGCGTGCCGTCGTGATCGTCTCCGGCGTCGCCATCTGCGCGGTGCTGCCCGCGATCGGCGGCGCGCAGAGCGTGCCGTGGCTCGCCGTCGCGCTCGTCGGGCTCGGCGCCTCGTCGGGAGCACTCGACGTGTCCATGAACATCGCCGGTGTCGCGGTGGAACGCGCGCGGAACAAGCCGACGATGCCGTTGTTCCACGCGTGGTTCAGCTTCGGCGCGCTCGCGGGATCGGGAGGTGCGGCGCTGGCCGCGACGCTTGGCGCGAGCCCGCTGCGGCATCTGACCGTCGCGGCGGCCGCGGGACTCGTCATGCTCGCCGCCGTCGCGCTCAGGGTGCCCGGCCTGTCGCCGCGTGCCGCGCGGGTCGCGGGGCCGCGAAAGGCATCGGGCCCGGCGCTGGTCAAGCGGCCCGCGCTGTGGTTGCTCGCGCTCGTCGCGCTGTGCTCGGCCATCGCCGAGGGGACGAGCTCCGACTGGTCGGCGCTACTGCTGACCAGCGAGCAGGGAGCCGGTGAGGGAGCCGCGGCGCTCGCCTACGCGGGGTTCGCGCTCGCCATGGCCTTCGCACGGCTGGGCGGATCGTGGTTGCAGACCAGATTCGGCCCGGCGAGAGTGCTCGCCACGGGCGCCGCGCTCGCCGCGGTGGGGCTCACCGTCGCCGCGATCGTCGCGGTGCCCGCGGTGAGCTACGCCGGTTTCGCGCTCGCCGGTGGCGGGCTGGCCGCGTGCTTCCCGGTGGCACTGGGTCTCGCCGGAGAGGCGGGGAAACGAGCCGACAACAGTGGCGGCGAGCGTGAGGTGGCTTTCGTCACCGCCATCGCCTACACCGGTTTCCTCGCTGGTCCACCCGTGATCGGTGGCATCGCGCACCTCACGTCACTGTCGGTGTCGTTCGTGGTCGCCGGGGTCGTCGCCGCTGTCATCGCGCCGGCGGCCGTGGGAGCTACCCGGCTCGCCGCGAAGGAGCGAGCCGCCCGCGAACGGCTGGGCGCCCTCCGCTGA
- a CDS encoding cytochrome c oxidase assembly protein, translating into MVVAVGLVALTGGIGYAIAGLTDPGNVTRYGITVVRVGADAAAAVCIGSLLLAAFLVPPQKSGTLAADGYAGLRTAGIAAWAWFVFALASVFFSAADGAGRPVTEVFSPEVLVNFIEAIEQPKAWLLTAAVALLLALGCKLVLSWGWTVVLFFVSIAGLVPIAVTGHSASGGSHDMATNSLLYHLIGAALWVGGLIALLAHARRRGAHLSLAAERFSKLALVCWIVMAVSGVVNAVVRVSPGELLTTDYGLLVIGKIIALAVLGVFGHQQRQRSVRGLKEGAGGGQLVRLAAVEALIMFATIGLATALSRTPPPQEIAAQPSTTELLLGYTLDGPPTALRMLTDWRFDLIFGTAAIVLAVVYLLGVRRLRKRGDAWPVGRTIAWLAGCAVLLIATSSGIGRYAPAMFSMHMGNHMLLSMVAPVLFALGGPVTLALRALPTAGKDAPPGPREWILAFVHSPVTRVLTNPIVALFLFVGSFYGLYYSGLFDSALNYHWAHLAMNAHFLLAGYVFYWPVIGVDPAPRRLPPLGKLGLIFASMPFHAFFGVTLMNMQTVLGESFYRGLNLPWVGDLLIDQRLGGGIAWAAGEIPVLLVMVALLVQWARADEREAKRRDRREAVTGDQDLAAYNEMLKRLADQGERRS; encoded by the coding sequence ATGGTGGTCGCGGTCGGTCTGGTCGCGCTGACCGGAGGGATCGGTTACGCGATCGCGGGTCTCACCGACCCCGGCAACGTCACCCGCTACGGCATCACCGTGGTCAGGGTCGGCGCCGACGCTGCAGCCGCCGTGTGCATCGGCTCGCTGCTGCTCGCCGCGTTCCTGGTGCCTCCGCAGAAGTCGGGCACGCTGGCCGCGGACGGGTACGCGGGACTGCGCACGGCCGGGATCGCGGCCTGGGCCTGGTTCGTCTTCGCGCTCGCGTCGGTGTTCTTCAGCGCGGCCGATGGCGCGGGGCGACCGGTGACCGAGGTGTTCTCGCCGGAAGTGCTCGTCAACTTCATCGAGGCCATCGAGCAGCCCAAAGCCTGGTTGCTGACCGCGGCCGTCGCGTTGCTGCTGGCGCTCGGCTGCAAGCTGGTCCTGTCGTGGGGCTGGACCGTCGTGTTGTTCTTCGTGTCGATCGCGGGGCTGGTGCCCATCGCCGTCACGGGACACTCCGCGAGCGGCGGGTCGCACGACATGGCCACCAACAGCCTGCTTTACCACCTGATCGGTGCCGCGCTGTGGGTGGGTGGGCTGATCGCGCTGCTCGCCCACGCCAGGCGCCGGGGCGCCCACCTTTCGCTGGCCGCCGAGAGGTTCTCGAAGCTGGCACTGGTCTGCTGGATCGTGATGGCCGTCTCCGGTGTCGTCAACGCGGTGGTCCGGGTCAGCCCAGGTGAGCTGCTCACCACCGACTACGGCCTGCTGGTCATCGGCAAGATCATCGCGCTGGCCGTGCTCGGGGTCTTCGGGCATCAGCAGCGTCAGCGCAGCGTGCGCGGCCTCAAGGAAGGCGCTGGGGGCGGGCAGCTCGTGCGGCTCGCGGCCGTCGAGGCGCTCATCATGTTCGCGACGATCGGCCTCGCCACCGCGTTGTCGCGGACGCCGCCCCCGCAGGAGATCGCGGCGCAGCCATCGACGACGGAACTGTTGCTCGGCTACACCCTCGACGGTCCGCCGACGGCATTGCGGATGCTGACCGACTGGCGGTTCGACCTGATCTTCGGAACGGCCGCGATCGTGCTCGCCGTCGTCTACCTGCTCGGTGTCCGCAGGTTGCGCAAGCGGGGCGACGCGTGGCCGGTCGGGCGCACGATCGCCTGGCTGGCCGGATGTGCCGTGTTGCTCATCGCCACCTCGTCGGGCATCGGCCGCTACGCCCCCGCGATGTTCAGCATGCACATGGGCAACCACATGCTGCTGTCCATGGTCGCGCCGGTGCTGTTCGCGCTCGGTGGTCCCGTGACGCTGGCATTGCGTGCCCTGCCGACGGCGGGGAAGGACGCGCCGCCGGGGCCACGGGAATGGATCCTCGCCTTCGTTCACTCCCCGGTGACGAGGGTGCTGACCAACCCCATCGTCGCGCTGTTCCTCTTCGTCGGCTCCTTCTACGGGTTGTACTACTCGGGGCTGTTCGACTCCGCGCTGAACTACCACTGGGCGCATCTGGCGATGAACGCGCATTTCCTGCTCGCCGGTTACGTCTTCTACTGGCCGGTGATCGGAGTCGATCCCGCGCCGAGACGGTTGCCGCCGCTGGGCAAGCTCGGGTTGATCTTCGCGTCGATGCCGTTCCACGCCTTCTTCGGCGTGACGTTGATGAACATGCAGACCGTGCTCGGTGAGAGCTTCTATCGCGGTCTGAACCTGCCGTGGGTCGGCGATCTGCTCATCGATCAGCGACTCGGTGGTGGCATCGCGTGGGCCGCGGGCGAGATCCCGGTGTTGCTGGTGATGGTGGCGTTGCTGGTGCAGTGGGCGCGCGCCGACGAGCGAGAGGCCAAACGCAGGGACCGGCGCGAGGCCGTCACCGGAGACCAGGATCTCGCCGCGTACAACGAAATGCTCAAGCGGCTCGCCGATCAAGGAGAGCGCAGGTCCTGA
- a CDS encoding single-stranded DNA-binding protein: MAIGETTVTVVGNVSSELARRTTSGGDDVLSFWLRSNERRFDKDEGRWCDGRQLSLKVTCWRRMAATVGASLAKGDPVIVTGRLSTNRFEAEGQQRSIPELEATAIGPNLSWCTASVRRFGRKGALPDGAADARAAPVGAGTGPRAPHAVAGFG, encoded by the coding sequence ATGGCGATCGGAGAGACGACGGTGACGGTTGTCGGCAACGTGAGCAGCGAACTGGCAAGGCGGACGACCTCGGGAGGGGACGACGTGCTCAGTTTCTGGTTGCGCAGTAACGAGCGCCGGTTCGACAAGGACGAAGGCCGGTGGTGCGACGGCAGGCAGCTCTCGCTGAAGGTGACCTGCTGGCGGCGAATGGCCGCGACCGTGGGGGCTTCGCTGGCCAAAGGTGACCCCGTCATCGTCACCGGCCGCCTTTCCACCAACCGGTTCGAGGCGGAAGGACAACAGCGCTCGATACCGGAACTGGAGGCCACCGCCATCGGCCCCAATCTTTCCTGGTGTACGGCATCGGTGAGGCGGTTCGGGCGCAAGGGCGCACTACCGGACGGCGCGGCGGACGCGCGAGCCGCGCCCGTTGGTGCTGGGACCGGACCGCGGGCGCCACACGCCGTGGCAGGGTTCGGCTGA